A window of Geothrix edaphica genomic DNA:
ACGCGTCCCGCCCCGAGGTTCATGTGGCCTACTTCGGAATTGCCGAACTGGCCCTCCGGCAGGCCCACGGCTTCACCGCTGGTGAGCAGCTGGGTGGCGGCGTAGGTCTTCCGCAGCGCATTGAAGCGCGGCATGGCGGCCATGAAGGTGGCATCGAAGGCGTTCCGGGGGCCGTCGCCGAAGCCATCGAGGATGAGGAGCGTGATGGGGCCAGGGATCGTGGCGGGAGTCATCTCTTCTTCTCGCCGTGCTGCTGGGTCTTCAGGCCCTTGGGGAGGTCCTCTTCGGTGACGAATCCGATGTGGCGTTCCTTCGGGGCGCCTTCGACCTCCTCGCCCTGGATGAGCTTCAGGACCATGTCCAGCTTCTGCTCCAGGGCCGCCACCCGGAGGGACAGCTCGGCCTGGGCCGTGATCACGTGCCGGGCTTCGGCGAAGGCCGGAAGGAGCGTGAGCAGGGCCGGCTCGTGGCCGGGCACCAGGCCGGTCAGCAGGGCGGCTCCGGCCTCGGTGAAGGCCAGCACGGGTGCGTCGGGAATTCGCTGGCGCTCTTCGGCCGTCAGGTGGAAGACCAGCGTCTCCGGGAAGCGATCGGGATGGGCCTGGATGATGGCCGCCAGGTCCCGGGGCTCCAGCCCCAGCTGGTCCGCCAGGGCCTTGTCCGGCAGGGCCGCAGCATCCCTGATCCAGAGCAGGCGGGACAGGATTTCGACGGGAGCGGCCATCAGGGCACCTGCTCGCCATGCGGATGGGACAGCAGGTAGAGGACGGCCATGCGGACCGGCACGCCGTTGGTCACCTGGTCGAGGATCAGGTTGTTCGGGCCGTCGGCCACGTCGCTGGTGATCTCCAGGCCGCGGTTGATGGGGCCGGGGTGCAGCACCACCACGTCCCTCTTCGCCTGCTTCATGCGGGCGGGGTTGAGCTGGAAGAACCGGCTGTACTCGCCCTGGCCGGGGATGTAGGCGCCGGTGCCGCGCTCGAACTGGGCGCGGAGCATCATGATGGCGTCCTGGCTGGGGATCACGGCGTCGAAGTCGTGGCTGATCTCGATGCCGGGCCAGGTGGCCTTCATCTCCTGGGGCACCAGGGTGGGCGGCCCCACCAGGGTGACCTTGGCGCCCATGCGGGTGAGCAGCCAGAGGTTGGAGCGCACCACCCGGCTGTTGCGGATGTCGCCCACGATGGCCACCCGCAAGCCCTCCAGGCTGCCGAAGTGCTTGCGCAGCGTGTAGGCGTCCAGCAGGGCCTGGGTGGGGTGCTCGTGGGCGCCGTCGCCGGCGTTCACGATGCTCGCCTTCATGTGCCGCGCCAGGAGGGCGTGGGCCCCGGGGGCGCTGTGGCGCATGACGATGAGATCCGGGTGCATGGCCTCCAGGTTCATGGCCGTGTCGATGAGGGTCTCGCCCTTGTTCAGGCTGCTGGTGTCGGCGTCGAAGTTGATGATCTCCGCCGACAGCCGCTTCTCCGCAATCTCGAAGCTGTTCCGGGTGCGGGTGCTGTTCTCGAAGAACAGGTTCACCACCAGCTTCTTGCGCAGGGCCGGCACGATCTTGATGCTGGGACGCTCGCAGACCTCCTCGAAGGCCCGGGCCTGGTCCAGGATGGCCGTGATGTCCCGGGGGCTCAGGGGCTGGATGCCCAGCAGGTGCTTGTGGGGGAAGACGTAGCGCTCGGTGGTCATCAGCAGGTCTCCACGGTGACGCCATCTTCGCCGTCGATTTCCTTCAGGCGCACCGCCACCCGGTGGCCCGGGGGCACCTCCACCCGCAGCCCGGCGAGGTCGGCCTGGATGGGCAGCTCCCGGCCGCTGCGATCGGCCATGACCAGGAGCATCACCCGGCGGGGGCGGCCGTGGTCCAGCAGGGCGTCCAGCGCGGCCCGGACCGTGCGGCCCGTGTAGAGCACATCGTCCACCAGCACCACGGTCCGCTCCTTCAGGGTGAAGGGGATCTCCGTGGGCCTGACGATGGGACTGCCCACCATCTCGGTGAGGTCGTCCCGGTAGAGGGTGATGTCCAGGGAGCCCACGGGCACTGCCGCCCCGGTGGCGGCGCGGAGGAACGTGGCCAGGCGCTCGGCCAGGGGCAGGCCCCGGGAGCGGATGCCGAGGAGGACGACCTCCTCCTCGGGCCGGAGGCGGGCCACCAGATCAGCAGCCAGGCGCCGGAGAGCCGCTTCCATCTGGCCGGGGTCCATGGGACAGGGACCTAGGGCTTCGGGCATGGAACCTCCGGGGTGCGCCCCCGCGGGGCGCGCGCGCGGTCTCAAGTCTAGCCGAGGCCGGACCCGGGTCGGGGGCCCCAGGGCGCCAGATTTCAAGCCGTTCCCAATCCGCCGCCGTGAGGCGACAATTCGTAAGCATTCCCGTCCTACCCCTCGCCGGGGTGGCACCGCCACTCCGGCGACCCAGCCCCCCTTCCTGGAGACCCCGTGAAAATCCTCGTGGTGGACGATTCCCCGACGATGCGGCGCATCATCATCGGCAATCTCCTCCGCATGGGCCACCCGGACGCGGTGGAGGGCGAGAACGGCCGGGTCGGATTGGAAAAGCTCGCCCAGGGCGGGGTGGACCTGATCATCACCGACTGGGACATGCCGGAGATGAACGGGCTGGAGTTCGTCCGGGCGGTGCGGAGCCAGGACACCGCCCTCCCCATCCTCATGGTGACCACCCACGCGGCCACGGAGGACATCCTCCAGGCCCTCCAGGCCGGCGTGAACAACTACGTGGTGAAGCCGTTCACCCTGGAGGGGCTCCAGGCGAAGATCAACTCGCTCTTCGAGTAGGGGGCGGGTCCAGGGGCCAGGCTCAGCCCTCCGGAGCGACGGGCCCTGGAGCCGACCCGCCGCTCCGGGCACAATAGAGGTTTGGCCCTGGAGTCCCCGTGAGCAGCCAGCCCTTCACCGAAGTCCGATTCCTCGCCGGCCAGGTCGGCGAGACCGTCCGGCTGCGGGGCTGGGTCCGCAATGCCCGCACCAGCAAGACCCGCTTCATCGAGCTGCGGGACGGCTCGGGCTTCGTGCAGTGCGTGGTCGGCGCTGCCGAGGCCGATCCCGAGAGCTACGAGCTGGCCGGGAAGCTCACCCAGGAAGCCGCCATCACCGTGACGGGCGTGGTGCAGCAGCACCCCAAGACCGGCCAGCCCGAGCTCCTGGTGAAGTCGCTGGAGCTGGTGGGGGGCAGCACGGACTTCCCCATCACGCCCAAGGAGCACGGCACCGAGTTCCTCATGGAGAACCGCCACCTCTGGCTGCGCAGCAAGCGCCAGTGGGCAATCCTCCGCATCCGCCACACCCTGGTGAAGGGCATCCGCGACTTCTTCGACGGCGACGGCTTCACGCTGCTGGACGCGCCCATCCTCACGCCCAGCGCCTGCGAGGGCACCAGCACCCTGTTCGGCACCGAGTACTTCCACGAGGGCATGGCGTTCCTCAGTCAGTCGGGCCAGCTCTACCAGGAACCGGGCATCGCCGCCTTCGGCAAGACCTACTGCTTCGGGCCCACCTTCCGCGCCGAGAAGAGCAAGACCCGCCGCCACCTCACGGAGTTCTGGATGGTGGAGCCGGAAGTGGCCTTCGCCCACCTGGACGACGTGATGGTCCTGGGCGAGCGCATGACCAAGTTCCTCATCCAGCGCGTGCTGGAAAGTCGCCAGGAGGAACTGAAGATCCTCGAGCGCGACACCGCGCCCCTGGAGACCGCCCTCAATACCACCTTCGACCGCATGACCTACACCGAGGCCGTGGAGAAGCTGAAGACGCTCGGCAGCGACATCAACTGGGGCGAGGACTTCGGCAATGACGACGAGACCATGCTCATGAACGCCACGGACAAGCCGCTGTGGGTGCACCGCTTCCCTAAGGCGTTCAAGGCCTTCTACATGGAGCCCGATCCTCAGGATCCCCGCCTGGCCCTGGGCGCCGACCTGCTGGCCCCCGAGGGCTACGGCGAGGTCATCGGGGGCGGCGAGCGCGCCTCCAGCCTCCAGTACCTCCTGGACCAGATCGAGCATGAAGGCCTCAGCCGCGCCGACTACGAGTGGTACCTCGACGTCCGCAAGTACGGCAGCGTCCCCCACGCCGGCTTCGGCATGGGCCTCGAGCGCGCCGTGGCGTGGATCTGCAAGCTGCCGCATGTCCGCGAAACCATCCCGTACCCCCGCATGATGGGGACGCTCAGACCGTAGCACTCGGCCACGACACCGCTCCCGCTGCGCGATCGCGGGCGGCAGCCTCCGCAGGGCTGCGCCCTGCTCCGACTCGGGCCGGCGGGGCCCCGCGCCGCGGGCTGCCGATGCAGCCCGCTCTGCGACCCGCATCGTCCCTCGCCGCATGTCCGCGAAACCATCCCGTACCCCCGCATGATGGGGACGCTCAGACCGTAGGGTTCGGGCAGAAAAACAAAAACTCTCGCGGAGGGTCGCGGAGAAAGTGGAGTTTCGCAGAGGAAAGCTTCTCTATGGCCTTGCTCTGCATTCTCTGTTGCCTCAGCGTCCCTCTGGGAGAGTCGTGTCTTTTCGACCAGTCTGGCGGGCCCTACAGCTGCATCACCACGCCCGGCAGTTTCTGGATGGCTTCCCGCAGCGGCGTCTCCTTGGTGGCATCTGGCAGGGTGACCCAGAAGGTGTAGCTGATGAAGGAGCCCTTGCAGTTGGCCGAGTGCTGCTCGTCGCCTTCGGCCTGGGGGCCCAGGTGGGCGAGGATCAGCTCCATGACCATGTCCGGGCGCAGCTCCTCCTGGCGCCCGATGATCTTCATGGGGATGCGGGTGGGGTAGGTGATCTCGGGGCGGGGGCAGGCTTCCATGGCTTCCATCTTACCGTTTGCTAGGCTGGAGGGTCGGAGGGCCCCGTGCCGGAGCGTCTGAAGGACCTGGAAACCTTGTCCCGCGGGCTGGATCCCGGCGCGGAGGACCGGGCCGCGCTGTGGGAGGCCACCCGGGCCTACAGCGAGGGTTTCCTCGGAGCCCTGCCGGAGGCCCCGGCCTTCGTGCTGAAGGACCGGCCCGGATCGGGCCTGGCGGACTTTCCCATCTCCGAGGCGGGGCGGCCCTTCCCCCAGGTGCTGGGCACCCTGGCCGAGCATGTGGATGGCGTGGGGGCCAACGGAGCCTCGGGGCGGCACCTGGCCTTCATTCCGCCCTCGTCGCTCTTCGCGGGAGCTCTGGGCGACCTGCTGGCGGCGATCACCAACCGCTACGCCGCCTATTTCTTCGCCGGCCCCGGCGCCGTGCGGATGGAGAACCAGGTCCTCGGCTGGCTGGCCCGGGAGCTGGGCCTGCCCGAGGGCAGCTCGGGCAACCTGGCGGCCGGCGGCAGCATGGCCCACCTGGTGGGCATCTGTACGGCCCGGGAGGCCGCGGGCCTCAAGGCGGCGGATTATCCGAGAGCCTGCGTGTACCTGTCGGACCAGGCCCACCACTGCCTCGTGAAGGCCCTCCGGGTGGCCGGCATGTGCGAGGCGCCCGTGCGGGAGATCCCCACGGATGTCGATTTCCGGATGCGGCCCGAGGCGCTGGAGGCGGCCATCCTGGCGGACCTCCGCGCGGGCCTGCGCCCCTGGCTGCTGGTGCCCACGGCCGGCACCACCAATACCGGGGCCGTGGATCCCTTGGAGGCCTGTGCCGACCTGGCCGGGCGCCATGGCCTGTGGCTGCACACGGACGGCGCCTACGGGGCCTCCTTCGCCCTGACGGGCCTGGGGAAGGCCGCGCTCCGGGGGCTGGAAGGCAGCGACAGCCTGGTGCTGGATCCCCACAAGGGGCTCTTCGCGCCCCTGGGCCTGGGAGTCCTGCTGACGCGCCACCTGGAGCCCCTGCGGAAGGCCCACGCCTTCCAGGCCGACTACCTGCCTTCGCCGCCGGAGGACCTCGAGGAGCTGAGCCCCTCGGAGACCACCCTGGAATTCAGCAAGCACGCCCGGGCCCTGCGCCTTTGGCTGCCCCTGCAGCTCCACGGCGTGGCGGCCTTCCGGGCGGCCCTGGAGGAGAAGCTGCTCCTGGCCCGGTACGCCCACCAACGGCTCCAGGCGATGCCCGGCGTGGACCCGGGCCCGGTGCCCCAGCTCAGCGTCCTGGCCTTCCGCTTCCTGCCCAGGGCTGGCGACGCGGACGCCTTCAACCAGGCCCTGCTGCAGCGCCTGACGGCCCAAGGCCGGGTCTTCCTCAGCGGCACCAAGCTGAACGGGGCCTTCCACCTGCGCCTGGCCATCCTCGCCGCCCGCACCCACAAGGACCAGGTGGACGAAGCACTGGAGCGCCTCCAATCGGAAGCGGCCAAGCTGGCCTGATCACAGCCTATTCCACCGCGCAACGCGCGAGCGTTGCGCGCGGGCTACGCGACCTCGATCTCCCGCAGGTCCTTCCCCGGCTTGAAGCGGATGCTCTTGCCCTTGGGGATCTGGACGCTGGCGCCGGTCTTGATGTTGCGGCCCATGCCGCGCTTGCGGGGGCGGGGCTCGAAGACGCCGAAGCCGCGGATCTCGATGCGGTGGCCGTTCAGGAGGGCGTCCTTGAGGCGCTCCGTGAGGAGGTCCACCACCTGGAGGGCGGTGGCGCGGGAGCAGGGGTGGACTTTCATCAGCGAATTGGCGATGTCGATCTTGATCATCGGCGACCTCGGGCCTTGGGAGTGGGAGAGCCAGGATAAGGGCAAGAGCGGCTAGCGTGCCAGGGTGATTTTCACGTCCGTGGACGGGGGCATGGCCATGGGCATGCCCGGAGCGGGGGGGTGGACCTGGGGGGGTGTCTGGCCTCCCCCGCCTTCCCGGCCGCTGCCCTGGGCGATGGACATGCTGCGTTCCATGTTGGCCTTGGCCATGTCGGAGGAGCCCATCACGCCTTCGAGGCGCAGCTTGAACTCGCCCACGTTGGTGGCGCGGAGCAGGGCCTCCTCTTCGGTGATGAGTCCCTGCTTGAGCAGGAAGTAGAGGCTCTGGTCGAAGGTCTGCATGCCGTACTGGGCAGTGCCCTGGGCGATGACGTCCTTCAGCATCTTGGTCTTGTCCTTGTCCTCGATGCAGGTGCGGACGGTCTCTGTGGCCACCATGACCTCCACGGCCGGGACGCGGCCCTGGCCGTCGGCCCGGGGCACCAGGCGCTGGGAGATGATGCCCTTGAGCACGGCCGCCATCTGGAGGCGGATCTGCTTCTGGTGGTGGGGCGGGAACACGGAGATCACGCGGTTGATGGTCTCGGTGGCGTCCAGGGTGTGCAGGGTGCTGAAGACCAGGTGGCCGGTCTCGGCGGCGTGCAGCGCCGTCTCGATGGTCTCCAGGTCGCGCATCTCGCCCACGAGGATCACGTCGGGATCCTGGCGGAGGGCGGCGCGCAGCGCCGTGGCGAAGGTCTTGCAGTCCGCCTCCACCTCGCGCTGGTTCACGATGCTGAGGTTGTCCCGGTGCAGGTACTCGATGGGGTCCTCGATGGTGAGGATGTGCTCGGACCGGGTGGCGTTGATGAGGTCGATCATCGCGGCGAGGGTCGTGGACTTGCCCGAGCCTGTGGTGCCCGTCACCAGCACGAGGCCGCGCTGCTCCTGGCAGATATTCTTCAGCACCTTGGGGAGCATCAGGTCGTCGATGGTGTAGATCTTCCGCGGGATCACGCGGAGCACCAGGCCCACCGTGCCGCGCTGGTTGAAGATGTTGCAGCGGAAGCGGCCCAGGCTGGGCACCGAATAGGCGATGTCGAGGTCCAGGTTCTCCTTGAACTTCACCTTCTGCTTGTCGCTGGCCATGATGGCGTAGGCCATGGCGATGGTGTCCTCCTGCACCAGGCGCTTGAACTGCGTCATGGGCGTGAGTTTCCCCTTGATGCGGGCGATGGGGTGGTTGCCGACCTTGAGGTGGAGGTCGCTGGCGCCCTGCTCGCAGACCACGGTGAGCAGTTCGTTGATATGCATGGGGTTCCCCCGGTGAGAGTGGGCTTATCTTAGACCTCTGGCGCGACAATGGAAGGGGTTGCAATCAATGCTCGGAAATCGGCCCAGCATCTGGTAAAATCGAAGGTTCTGCCTGGCTTGTGCCCGGGCTGCCCGGGAGCAAGATGACCCCCCTCGAGAAGATCCGCAACATCGCCATCATCGCCCACGTCGACCATGGCAAGACCACCCTCGTGGACGCCCTGTTCAAGGGCGCGCACATGTTCCGGGACAACCAGCGGGTCCAGGAACGGGCCATGGACAGCAACGACCAGGAGCGCGAGCGCGGCATCACCATCCTGGCCAAGACGACCTCCCTGCACTGGGGCGGCTACCGCTTCAACATCGTGGACACCCCCGGCCACGCCGACTTCGGCGGCGAGGTGGAGCGCGTCCTGAGCATGGTGGATTCCGTGCTGCTGGTGGTGGACGCCTTCGACGGCCCCATGCCCCAGACCAAGTTCGTCACCCGCAAGGCCCTGGCCCTGGGCCTGCGGCCCATCGTGGTCATCAACAAGGTGGACCGCCCCGGCGCCCGCCCCGTGTGGTCCCAGGACCAGGTCTTCGACCTGCTCATCGAGCTGGGCGCCACCGAGGAGCAGCTGGACTTCCCCTGCGTCTTCGCCAGCGCCAAGCTGGGCTACGCCATGCTGGACATGAACGAGGCCAGCGACAGCCTGGATCCCCTCTTCGACACCATCGTGAAGCACTGCCCCCATCCCACCGGGAGACCCGACGCGCCCCTCCAGATGCTCGTGACCCTCATGGACTGGAGTGATTTCGTCGGCCAGATCGGCATCGGCCGCATCGTCAACGGCCGCATCAAGGTGGGCGAGACGGTCGGCCTGGTGAAGCGCGACGGCAGCATCCAGCAGCACAAGGTCACCCAGCTCTACGGCTTCGAGGGCCTGTCCCGCATCCAGCAGACGGAAGCCAGCGCCGGCGAGATCGTGGCCATCGCGGGCATCGCGGACATCCGGGTGGGCGAGACCATCGCCGACGCGTCCACTCCCGTGGCCCTCGAGTACGTGGACATCGACGAGCCCACCATCTCCATGATGTTCATGGTGAATGCCGGGCCTTTCGCCGGCCAGGACGGCAAGCTCATCCAGAGCCGCCGCATCCGCGAGCGCCTCCAGAAGGAGCTCCAGCACAACGTGGCCCTGCGCGTGGAGGACACGGACAGCCCCGATTCCTTCAAGGTGAGCGGCCGCGGCGAGCTGCACCTCTCGGTGCTCATCGAGACCATGCGCCGCGAGGGCTTCGAGCTCTGCGTGAGCCGTCCGGAGGTGATCCTGCACATCGATCCCGTCACAGGCGAGAAGCTGGAACCCTACGAGGACGTGACCATCGACATCCCCGAGGCCTACATGGGCGTGACCATGGAGCACATGGGCAACCGCAAGGCCGAGATGCAGGACATGGGCAACGAGGGCGGCCGCCTGCGCCTGCACTTCAAGATCCCCAGCCGCGGCCTGATCGGGTTCCGCAACGAGTTCATGACCGACACCCGGGGCGAAGGCCTCATCCACAGCCTCTTCAGCCACTACGGCCCCCACAAGGGCGACCTGGTGGGCCGCAAGAACGGCGTGCTCATCAGCATGGACCAGTGCGAGGCCGTGGGCTTCGCCCTCATGAACCTGGAGGAGCGCGGCGTCATCTTCATCCAGCCCGGGACCAAGTGCTACGAGGGCATGATCGTGGGTGAGCACGCCCGCGAGAACGACCTGGTGGTGAATGTGGCCAAGGCCAAGAAGCTGTCGAACATGCGCTCCAGCGGCAGCGACGAGGCCACCCGCATCACCCCGCCCCGGGAGCACACCCTGGAGCAGGCCCTGGAGTACATCGAGAGCGACGAGCTGGTGGAAGTCACGCCCAACTTCATCCGCATGCGCAAGCGCGTGCTGGACACCAACGAACGGAAGAAGTCGGAAAAGCGGTCCGACGCCTGATGGCCTGAGCCAGCCCGTGCCCAAGACCTTCCACGCCCCGCCCCGCGCCAGCTTCCTGCAGAAGCTTGGTCCCGGCGGGGCGTCTTCGCTGGGCCTGGCCCTGGCCTCCGCGCTGGGGCTGCTGCTGGTGCCGGTGGGGTTCAGACTGCCGCAGGTGCTGAGGGGTGCCGAGGGCGACCCGCTCGAACCGGCGGACGCCATCCTGGTGCTGGGGCGGCGGCTGGAGGGAGACTGTCTCACCCCCGTGTTCGAGGCCCGGCTGGCCCATGCTGAAAAGCTGTGGCGGCAGGGCCTCGCGCCCCGGATTTTCGTGTCCGGCGGCACCACCGGAAGCGCCACCCGCAGCGAGGCCGAGGCCGGGCGGGACTGGCTGCTGGCCCGGGGGGTCCCCCTGGAGAACATCCTGCTGGAGGACCGCAGCCAGCACACCCTGGAGAACCTCTTCAACGTGCGAACCCACCTGCGCGCCGAAGGCTGGCG
This region includes:
- a CDS encoding response regulator, which codes for MKILVVDDSPTMRRIIIGNLLRMGHPDAVEGENGRVGLEKLAQGGVDLIITDWDMPEMNGLEFVRAVRSQDTALPILMVTTHAATEDILQALQAGVNNYVVKPFTLEGLQAKINSLFE
- the typA gene encoding translational GTPase TypA, giving the protein MTPLEKIRNIAIIAHVDHGKTTLVDALFKGAHMFRDNQRVQERAMDSNDQERERGITILAKTTSLHWGGYRFNIVDTPGHADFGGEVERVLSMVDSVLLVVDAFDGPMPQTKFVTRKALALGLRPIVVINKVDRPGARPVWSQDQVFDLLIELGATEEQLDFPCVFASAKLGYAMLDMNEASDSLDPLFDTIVKHCPHPTGRPDAPLQMLVTLMDWSDFVGQIGIGRIVNGRIKVGETVGLVKRDGSIQQHKVTQLYGFEGLSRIQQTEASAGEIVAIAGIADIRVGETIADASTPVALEYVDIDEPTISMMFMVNAGPFAGQDGKLIQSRRIRERLQKELQHNVALRVEDTDSPDSFKVSGRGELHLSVLIETMRREGFELCVSRPEVILHIDPVTGEKLEPYEDVTIDIPEAYMGVTMEHMGNRKAEMQDMGNEGGRLRLHFKIPSRGLIGFRNEFMTDTRGEGLIHSLFSHYGPHKGDLVGRKNGVLISMDQCEAVGFALMNLEERGVIFIQPGTKCYEGMIVGEHARENDLVVNVAKAKKLSNMRSSGSDEATRITPPREHTLEQALEYIESDELVEVTPNFIRMRKRVLDTNERKKSEKRSDA
- a CDS encoding pyridoxal phosphate-dependent decarboxylase family protein, translated to MPERLKDLETLSRGLDPGAEDRAALWEATRAYSEGFLGALPEAPAFVLKDRPGSGLADFPISEAGRPFPQVLGTLAEHVDGVGANGASGRHLAFIPPSSLFAGALGDLLAAITNRYAAYFFAGPGAVRMENQVLGWLARELGLPEGSSGNLAAGGSMAHLVGICTAREAAGLKAADYPRACVYLSDQAHHCLVKALRVAGMCEAPVREIPTDVDFRMRPEALEAAILADLRAGLRPWLLVPTAGTTNTGAVDPLEACADLAGRHGLWLHTDGAYGASFALTGLGKAALRGLEGSDSLVLDPHKGLFAPLGLGVLLTRHLEPLRKAHAFQADYLPSPPEDLEELSPSETTLEFSKHARALRLWLPLQLHGVAAFRAALEEKLLLARYAHQRLQAMPGVDPGPVPQLSVLAFRFLPRAGDADAFNQALLQRLTAQGRVFLSGTKLNGAFHLRLAILAARTHKDQVDEALERLQSEAAKLA
- the asnS gene encoding asparagine--tRNA ligase — encoded protein: MSSQPFTEVRFLAGQVGETVRLRGWVRNARTSKTRFIELRDGSGFVQCVVGAAEADPESYELAGKLTQEAAITVTGVVQQHPKTGQPELLVKSLELVGGSTDFPITPKEHGTEFLMENRHLWLRSKRQWAILRIRHTLVKGIRDFFDGDGFTLLDAPILTPSACEGTSTLFGTEYFHEGMAFLSQSGQLYQEPGIAAFGKTYCFGPTFRAEKSKTRRHLTEFWMVEPEVAFAHLDDVMVLGERMTKFLIQRVLESRQEELKILERDTAPLETALNTTFDRMTYTEAVEKLKTLGSDINWGEDFGNDDETMLMNATDKPLWVHRFPKAFKAFYMEPDPQDPRLALGADLLAPEGYGEVIGGGERASSLQYLLDQIEHEGLSRADYEWYLDVRKYGSVPHAGFGMGLERAVAWICKLPHVRETIPYPRMMGTLRP
- the pyrR gene encoding bifunctional pyr operon transcriptional regulator/uracil phosphoribosyltransferase PyrR gives rise to the protein MPEALGPCPMDPGQMEAALRRLAADLVARLRPEEEVVLLGIRSRGLPLAERLATFLRAATGAAVPVGSLDITLYRDDLTEMVGSPIVRPTEIPFTLKERTVVLVDDVLYTGRTVRAALDALLDHGRPRRVMLLVMADRSGRELPIQADLAGLRVEVPPGHRVAVRLKEIDGEDGVTVETC
- a CDS encoding HU family DNA-binding protein, with product MIKIDIANSLMKVHPCSRATALQVVDLLTERLKDALLNGHRIEIRGFGVFEPRPRKRGMGRNIKTGASVQIPKGKSIRFKPGKDLREIEVA
- a CDS encoding aspartate carbamoyltransferase catalytic subunit, which encodes MTTERYVFPHKHLLGIQPLSPRDITAILDQARAFEEVCERPSIKIVPALRKKLVVNLFFENSTRTRNSFEIAEKRLSAEIINFDADTSSLNKGETLIDTAMNLEAMHPDLIVMRHSAPGAHALLARHMKASIVNAGDGAHEHPTQALLDAYTLRKHFGSLEGLRVAIVGDIRNSRVVRSNLWLLTRMGAKVTLVGPPTLVPQEMKATWPGIEISHDFDAVIPSQDAIMMLRAQFERGTGAYIPGQGEYSRFFQLNPARMKQAKRDVVVLHPGPINRGLEITSDVADGPNNLILDQVTNGVPVRMAVLYLLSHPHGEQVP
- a CDS encoding type IV pilus twitching motility protein PilT: MHINELLTVVCEQGASDLHLKVGNHPIARIKGKLTPMTQFKRLVQEDTIAMAYAIMASDKQKVKFKENLDLDIAYSVPSLGRFRCNIFNQRGTVGLVLRVIPRKIYTIDDLMLPKVLKNICQEQRGLVLVTGTTGSGKSTTLAAMIDLINATRSEHILTIEDPIEYLHRDNLSIVNQREVEADCKTFATALRAALRQDPDVILVGEMRDLETIETALHAAETGHLVFSTLHTLDATETINRVISVFPPHHQKQIRLQMAAVLKGIISQRLVPRADGQGRVPAVEVMVATETVRTCIEDKDKTKMLKDVIAQGTAQYGMQTFDQSLYFLLKQGLITEEEALLRATNVGEFKLRLEGVMGSSDMAKANMERSMSIAQGSGREGGGGQTPPQVHPPAPGMPMAMPPSTDVKITLAR
- a CDS encoding YdcF family protein; this translates as MPKTFHAPPRASFLQKLGPGGASSLGLALASALGLLLVPVGFRLPQVLRGAEGDPLEPADAILVLGRRLEGDCLTPVFEARLAHAEKLWRQGLAPRIFVSGGTTGSATRSEAEAGRDWLLARGVPLENILLEDRSQHTLENLFNVRTHLRAEGWRTLLLVSDPLHLARARATALGLGLEVRCSAAPGCLPASGSLAWWRRAAVEAFFLHWYHTGLLYSRLIRSERQLERVT
- a CDS encoding DUF493 family protein; translation: MEACPRPEITYPTRIPMKIIGRQEELRPDMVMELILAHLGPQAEGDEQHSANCKGSFISYTFWVTLPDATKETPLREAIQKLPGVVMQL